A portion of the Punica granatum isolate Tunisia-2019 chromosome 7, ASM765513v2, whole genome shotgun sequence genome contains these proteins:
- the LOC116215406 gene encoding uncharacterized protein LOC116215406 isoform X1, whose translation MTTMEKLFMQIFERKRWIIDQVKHQSHLFDQHLASTLLIDGIPPPPWLLPQPYSSDPAESKKEELISGLLFPFPQISAPYSSSRNSLNYQQIFAADSELRQGLYGDACAIHGKPEARGKTSVLPEVVGDYDCAVSGAPNPISSSLGKSPHECFLNDASELLPTPIAKSPQDQREAEVPDTYHSLEQSLARIQRSKPRQKDLELRNSVRACKSSLCDEFHADVNPSTITGSGNACPLTDHVDDVEVVKSFGTDCNVCAMEEPQMVDCRSDDKACGISSDRGIVTVVSDLQPLSVDESVKHGSSRSIAERFSAQGSESSFKSNSGALKVVQSICVTNAGDSRIKEKNRSIDCRRITRSQSSTQPHCQSEFLKQADSSAIGREARSLLEEAIHVNSTEKLSESSGMQEAEIEFCQSTEQFDNGGLSRMQESRDTGSVKVNYSEGGKSVQMQQIDANSGQADKPLNLSNLHPTVSRSTSTGSYKPTSVNVSTDAEQRDACSNHVHILSGNRDDAGLKSSGPDVAEMRVVSNKPSQDIRAHTQSNYNDDNVKNESEVLVSGSNADHATQVEPKQLDFDDIGGRKSGLKGIDGTALEERIREEEPAQGQSNSLGPENGDRECCSFSTEVLVEDTVDGSRITRPDTAVLLCDASEAGRSLTFDFSLEGEITEGRNSALGDLPYEYDGENALQHPLDVVEASSLSSPKFMVKLDLSAERSTKQFDSAEPSKLGSHDSKVEYSARVSPKISAEVKVGRLAGSTISSHPELILGDHTAEVHGSVPGSTGDSSLRDMTTDNPVCQLAQPVENHISGLLNAGCSKSDDHHISGNSVLSREKSSPHSGSLWPQSRQGSVGTGQAEPPTASPTSSLQSSRRHTQDRNLSRVECHQGDVPSLEEIITAHDGDAVCPNVSCNPGDLIEENLEDYAIEGFRFSPMQQEGKGDPGPSLDTGLLKKNAASRHSLSEKTEVTGASDYVFDIRTCIEDEVKVQQHAQDKFECGDAEQSASSEGPVEGKLSHLEESLEHSSHLVGSPLPPVELTNADQMMPVLEGFVMETEDGQLCLPKGGSSFEEFDLRDNMVERAGLMEQLCKSTCLHTPSSNLSPADKLHKGSISYQSVPNGLLEYIDLKSTRPLEDDVIGLFNGGFFKKEVGHALDEKSFSDCLPLSEAENARKPYLSPVGKFWEKIASNSGSSKNKASLIPELPCISEENEIADEATGTSANDIPLAGITSSAKRKPLADITEDPNCPASVSELENHRCSLESVNTEVSFSGTNKRFKQKLGTHRMSKKRYTNKMRDSKAVPRSARIAKVPTELRSSVSKPNMSLQKDGLGILGKEAKRGNIVCNVNSFVPLVQQKQAAAPLAGKRDVKVKALEAAEAARRQAEKREVERKMKKDALKLERARVEQENRRQLELQMKRKEEERKKKEAEIAARKRLREGEKKDKERKRKRVEDARRQQEEQKDKLGPKKEGKEMKAKAMIVDEKKDVNPKITENEAAITRISQDVLADRSHVPETPCNRSDNSKVTSFFNQGIDGTTVGDGIQEQSYEISPYQCSDNEDEDEDDDLPKKFIPSWASKNLIAQAISSQHRVDPDLILPPDSFCSIDEVVLPRKLRLK comes from the exons ATGACGACGATGGAGAAGCTGTTCATGCAGATCTTTGAGCGGAAGAGGTGGATCATCGACCAGGTCAAGCACCAGTCTCACCTCTTCGACCAGCACCTCGCCTCCACCCTCCTCATCGACGGgatccctcctcctccttggcTACTCCCTCAGCCCTACTCCTCGGACCCCGCCG AGTCGAAGAAAGAAGAGCTCATTTCAGGACTCTTGTTCCCATTTCCTCAAATATCAGCCCCTTATTCCAGCAGTCGCAACTCTCTGAATTATCAGCAAATTTTTGCAGCTGATAGTGAATTACGTCAGGGTTTATACGGAGATGCTTGTGCTATACATGGAAAACCTGAAGCCAGAGGCAAGACATCGGTCCTGCCAGAGGTCGTAGGTGATTATGATTGTGCCGTAAGTGGTGCTCCAAATCCAATATCCTCTTCCCTTGGAAAGTCTCCTCATGAATGCTTCTTGAATGATGCTTCCGAGCTGCTACCCACTCCCATTGCTAAGTCCCCTCAAGATCAAAGAGAGGCAGAAGTCCCTGACACTTATCATAGTTTGGAACAATCACTTGCGAGGATCCAAAGGTCCAAGCCGAGACAGAAGGATCTTGAGCTTCGCAACAGCGTCAGGGCATGTAAAAGCTCTTTATGTGATGAATTTCACGCCGATGTCAACCCAAGCACAATTACTGGCTCTGGAAATGCCTGTCCACTCACTGACCATGTGGATGATGTGGAGGTGGTTAAATCCTTTGGTACAGATTGCAATGTTTGTGCTATGGAAGAACCTCAAATGGTTGATTGCAGGAGTGACGACAAGGCTTGTGGGATTTCCAGTGATAGAGGTATAGTAACCGTTGTTTCTGACCTACAACCTCTAAGTGTTGATGAGTCGGTGAAGCATGGAAGCTCTCGTTCCATTGCTGAGAGATTCAGTGCTCAAGGCTCTGAATCTTCATTCAAGTCTAACAGTGGAGCACTGAAAGTTGTCCAATCTATCTGTGTTACAAATGCAGGGGATTCTCGGATAAAGGAAAAGAACAGAAGTATTGACTGTAGAAGAATAACCAGATCCCAAAGTTCAACTCAACCTCATTGCCAGAGTGAATTTTTAAAGCAGGCTGACTCCTCTGCCATTGGTCGTGAAGCTAGGAGTTTGCTTGAAGAAGCCATCCATGTCAACTCTACTGAAAAGCTGAGTGAGAGCAGCGGAATGCAGGAAGCTGAAATTGAGTTTTGCCAAAGCACTGAACAGTTTGATAATGGTGGACTTTCAAGAATGCAGGAGTCTCGGGATACTGGTAGTGTGAAGGTTAACTACTCAGAGGGCGGCAAGTCAGTACAGATGCAACAAATCGATGCCAATAGCGGGCAAGCTGACAAACCTCTAAACCTGAGTAATTTGCATCCCACAGTAAGTCGGTCCACTTCCACTGGTTCCTACAAGCCCACCTCTGTGAATGTATCGACTGATGCTGAACAAAGGGATGCTTGTAGCAATCACGTGCATATTTTGTCTGGCAACAGAGATGATGCTGGTCTGAAGAGCTCTGGTCCAGATGTTGCAGAAATGAGGGTTGTTTCTAATAAACCATCACAAGACATTCGTGCACACACCCAGTCTAACTACAATGATGATAATGTGAAAAATGAGTCAGAAGTTCTTGTCTCTGGCTCGAATGCTGATCACGCCACGCAGGTAGAGCCCAAGCAACTTGACTTTGATGATATAGGAGGGCGAAAGAGCGGCTTGAAGGGAATTGATGGCACTGCCTTAGAAGAAAGAATCCGGGAAGAAGAGCCAGCTCAAGGTCAAAGTAATTCATTAGGCCCAGAGAACGGGGACAGAGAGTGCTGTTCCTTTTCTACTGAAGTCCTTGTCGAAGACACAGTTGACGGCAGCAGAATCACAAGACCAGATACTGCAGTGCTTTTATGTGATGCATCTGAAGCAGGCAGATCTCttacttttgatttttccCTAGAAGGAGAGATAACTGAGGGTCGAAATTCTGCACTTGGGGACCTTCCATATGAATATGACGGTGAAAATGCACTCCAGCACCCACTTGATGTTGTGGAAGCTTCTAGTTTATCTAGTCCGAAATTCATGGTGAAACTGGATCTTTCAGCAGAGAGGAGTACAAAGCAGTTTGATTCAGCAGAGCCATCTAAACTGGGATCTCATGACAGTAAAGTGGAATACAGTGCTCGCGTCAGTCCTAAAATATCAGCTGAGGTGAAAGTTGGAAGACTAGCAGGTTCCACCATTTCCAGTCATCCGGAATTAATTTTGGGTGATCATACAGCAGAAGTTCATGGAAGTGTGCCTGGAAGTACTGGTGATTCCTCACTGCGTGATATGACTACAGACAATCCTGTGTGTCAACTTGCCCAGCCTGTAGAAAATCATATCAGTGGTCTGCTGAATGCAGGTTGTTCTAAATCAGATGACCACCACATTTCAGGAAACTCTGTACTGTCAAGGGAGAAGTCAAGTCCACATTCAGGGAGCTTATGGCCTCAATCTAGGCAGGGAAGTGTTGGAACTGGTCAAGCTGAGCCTCCAACTGCTTCACCAACCTCTTCTTTGCAGAGTTCTCGCAGGCATACTCAAGATAGAAACTTGAGTAGAGTCGAATGCCACCAAGGGGATGTTCCAAGTCTGGAAGAGATTATTACAGCTCATGATGGTGATGCCGTATGTCCTAATGTCAGCTGCAACCCAGGTGATTTAATTGAAGAGAATTTGGAGGATTATGCAATAGAAGGATTTCGCTTTTCGCCAATGCAGCAAGAAGGAAAG GGTGACCCAGGACCATCTCTTGACACAGGTCTTTTGAAAAAGAACGCTGCTTCTCGACATAGTTTATCAGAAAAAACAGAAGTAACTGGTGCATCTGACTATGTGTTTGATATAAGGACGTGCATCGAAGATGAAGTTAAAGTTCAACAGCACGCCCAAGATAAATTTGAATGCGGAGATGCAGAACAGTCAGCTTCTTCTGAAGGACCTGTCGAGGGAAAATTGTCCCATCTTGAAGAGTCACTTGAGCATTCATCTCATTTGGTTGGTTCTCCTCTTCCCCCTGTGGAATTGACCAATGCTGATCAAATGATGCCTGTTCTTGAAGGCTTTGTTATGGAGACGGAGGATGGACAATTGTGCTTACCCAAAGGTGGATCTAGTTTTGAGGAGTTTGATCTTCGAGATAATATGGTAGAGCGCGCTGGTCTTATGGAGCAGCTTTGTAAATCTACATGCTTGCATACTCCATCCTCTAATTTATCACCTGCAGATAAATTGCACAAAGGATCAATTTCATATCAGTCTGTCCCTAATGGCCTTCTTGAGTACATTGACCTCAAGAGCACTCGGCCTTTGGAAGATGATGTTATTGGTCTCTTTAATGGTGGTTTCTTCAAGAAAGAAGTTGGGCATGCGTTGGATGAAAAATCATTCTCGGACTGTCTTCCACTTTCTGAAGCCGAAAATGCTAGGAAGCCCTATTTGTCTCCAGTTGGAAAGTTTTGGGAGAAAATCGCCTCAAACTCTGGCAGTTCAAAGAATAAAGCAAGCTTAATTCCCGAGCTTCCATGCATAAGCGAAGAAAATGAGATTGCAGATGAAGCAACTGGTACATCAGCGAATGACATTCCTTTAGCAGGGATAACAAGCTCCGCTAAGAGAAAACCTCTTGCTGATATCACAGAAGATCCAAACTGTCCTGCTTCAGTGTCTGAGCTCGAGAATCACAGATGTAGTCTAGAATCTGTTAACACAGAAGTGAGCTTCAGTGGGACCAACAAAAGGTTCAAACAGAAGCTCGGGACCCATAGAATGAGCAAGAAGAGGTACACCAATAAGATGAGGGATAGCAAGGCCGTACCACGTAGTGCGAGGATTGCAAAGGTTCCAACAGAACTTCGTAGCAGTGTCAGCAAGCCAAATATGAGCCTTCAGAAAGATGGCCTTGGTATCCTTGGAAAGGAAGCTAAGCGAGGCAATATAGTCTGTAATGTAAATTCGTTTGTTCCCTTGGTTCAACAAAAGCAAGCAGCTGCGCCTTTGGCAG GGAAGAGGGATGTTAAAGTGAAGGCTCTTGAAGCTGCAGAAGCTGCACGGCGTCAAGCAGAAAAGAGAGAGGTCGAACGTAAAATGAAGAAGGACGCTTTGAAACTTGAGAGGGCAAGAGTGGAGCAAGAAAATAGGAGGCAATTGGAACTGCAAATGAAAAggaaggaagaggagaggaagaaaaaggagGCTGAAATTGCCGCTAGGAAAAGATTAAGGGAAGGAGAGAAAAAGGACaaagagaggaaaagaaaacgtGTTGAGGATGCTCGAAGGCAACAAGAGGAACAGAAGGACAAATTAGGTCCCAAGAAAGAAGGGAAAGAAATGAAGGCTAAGGCCATG ATTGTTGATGAGAAAAAAGATGTCAACCCGAAGATAACAGAAAATGAAGCCGCCATAACTCGGATTTCACAGGATGTTCTAGCAGATAGATCTCACGTACCTGAGACCCCGTGTAACCGTTCAGATAATTCAAAG GTAACAAGCTTTTTCAACCAGGGAATAGATGGAACCACTGTAGGAGATGGCATTCAAGAACAATCATATGAGATATCCCCCTACCAGTGTTCAGACAATGAAGACGAAGATGAGGACGATGATCTGCCCAAAAAGTTCATTCCTTCATGGGCAAG taAAAATCTCATAGCACAGGCAATCTCCTCTCAACACAGAGTGGATCCCGATCTGATTCTTCCCCCAGATAGCTTTTGCAGTATAGACGAAG TTGTATTGCCTCGGAAGTTACGACTGAAATAG